Genomic segment of Phycisphaerae bacterium:
TGAGGCCCAGCAGCAGATCCCCTTCGACATGGACGAGGTTGTCTGGGACTACCAGGTGTTCGAGGATCCCAAGTCGGGCGAGATCGAAGTGGGCATTTTCGCGATGCGGCGAGATCTGCTCCGAGAGCAGCTCCAGTATTTGACCGGCATCAACCTCGAACCGGCGGTGGTCCAGTCGTCGCCCCTCGCGTTGTACAACGCTTTGCGGTACGACGGCATCTGCACGGATGAGCCCGTCTGCATCCTCGACGTCGGCACGCAGAACACCGACCTGATCGTGGTGGTTGAGGGTAGGAGTCTGTGGACGCGCAACATTCCCATAGGGGGCAATGCTTTTACGGAGGTCCTGCTCAAGACCTTCAAATTGTCATTTGGTAAGGCCGAGCGACTGAAACGCGAGGCCCAGAAGCACAAGTATGCCCGGCAGATCTTCCAGGCGATGAGGCCGGTTTTTGCTGATCTGGTCGCAGAGATTCAGCGATCGATCGGTTTCTTCACCTCCTCCCGGCGCGGCGTGCGGTTGAGCAAGATCATTGCGATGGGTAACGCCTTCAAACTGCCCGGCATGGTGAAGTTCATACAGCAGAACCTTGGCATGGACGTGTTCAGGCCTGCCTCCTTCAACAAGCTGGCGGTCGGCAATGTTTCCAATGCCGCCGTTTTGACTGAGAACCTGCTCAGTTACGGCGTGGCCTACGGCCTGGCTCTGCAAGGGCTGGGTCTTTCTCAGATCACCAGTAATCTGTTGCCCACGGAAATCGCCAAGCAGGTCGTCTGGCGGCGCAAGACGCCTTGGTTCTACGGCGCGGCGGCGGCGTTGGCGTTGTCGGCGGCCATCGTCTGGGGCCGGAATCTCGCCGATGCCGGCGCGGTTTCGGCCGGACGCGGCAGCGAGCCGGCGCCCAGCTTTCAAGTGCAGTACGACCCGAATGACAAGGATCGCGAGAACCCGCTGCCCGACCCGGCCGCCGAAGCCGTTTTGAAAGGCAGTTTCACGGCTCAATCGCCCATGGGCAGGGCCAGAGAGATCGCAGCGGTCGCCGATCACTTCAACGAGGTCCTCACCGCGATTGCCGGCAAGAATGATGCGAGGGCCACGCAGGCGGAGGACATGGTCAAACTCGAAGTCAATGAGGCGGTCTGGCCGAATATTCTCTACATGATTCACAGCGCTTTGCCCCAGCCGGATCCGGTGATGAAGCAGGCGCTGGAACAGGGTCCCGAGGCGGTCAAGAAGCTGGTACAGAGCGATCCGAAGTACGAGCGATCGAAGAGGAGGGAGATTTACATTCTCAGTCTTACTTCGCAATACTCGCCCGATGTGCTGACGGAGTTCAAGGCCCTCGGGGAGGATAAATCGGGGATGAGGCCGCCTACATCCGGTTACATGCCGGACCCAAGCGCGACCGATGCGGCGGCCGAGCCGGTACAGGCAAACCTCGAGGGGTTCCTCATCAATTTCGTCATTCGATCCCCCAACCAGCAGCAGTTCGGGTACATCAACGATGAGTTTCTCGTGAAGTTGAGAGAAGGGGTTGTCCCGGAGGTTGCCTACGTTGCGAAGGTGCGCGTGCCCCAGCGCGCTCAGCTCAAAGATGGCGGTATTCTGGGTTCGGTCGGCGGCATGGGCTCAGGCGTCAGCAGAGCACCTACGGCCGGGGGCCAACCGACCGTTGAAGCGCTCCTCGATCCGGTCACGGGCGAATCGATGAGGGAGGACTGGGAATACGCCGGTACCATGGCAGTGGTTCTCGGAAAGAAACCCGACCAGCCGCCGGCGTCGCCCGTGCCGGATGGCACCGGCGGTCAGCCGGAGCCCGAGGCGGGGATGTAGCCGGCGGTTTTGGGGACCCTAATGGGCTTTGCCGGTCCGACCAGCGCGATCGGACAAGGTGAGCCGGTCGGTGCCTCGGCAGAGACAGTGGAGACTGGATCATGCAGTGGATCAAATCTCATCTGGTGATCGTGATCGTGGCCTCAGTCAGCCTGTTGTCGTTGACCGGGCTGGTACTCGGTTACGTGATGAGCTCGGTGGGGGCGGATCTCGAAACCGACGCTCGGGAGCTGACCAAGCTACAGGGTATCAAACGCGTGAATCCAAAGGTGATTGACGCGGCTCGGAAACAACAGCAGGAGGACGCGGCTCGGCTCGCGGACTACTTCCGCAAGTACCAGGAAGCCAAGCAGTACACGCCGCTGGATGACCAGGTTTTTGCTGACAATATCACGGACTCCCAGCGACAGGCCGCGATTTTCCGCTTCCAGGACAAATACCAGCCGAAATCCCTGCTTCAACTGTTGAAGGCCAAGGACCAGCCCACGGCGGAGGAGTTCACGGAATACGAGCAGGAGATCAAGGCGAAGCAGGACAAGATTGAAAAGGAATTGGGCGTCGCAGGGGGGGGCCGGCCGAGCGAGGTGCTGACCGCGCCGACAGCTCCCAGAGCGGGTGCCCTCGGCCAGACTGGGACGAGCGCGGATCAGGATGCGAGCCGCAGACTGCGGATGGCCTATGCGGTTGACAGGGCGAAGCAGGTGTATTGCTACGCAAGCGAGCAGAGCCTTGATGATCGGACCGCGGAGGTCAAGACGGTCGGCGGTACGCCGCCGATCGAAGATCTGTGGTATGCCCAGGTTGCCCTGTGGATACAGGAGGACATCTTCCGGGCCCTCGGCGGACTCAACGAGGCTTCTGCCAAGGAGTTACCGGAGGAAGCAAGGTGGGTCGCTTATCTTCCGGTCAAACGCCTGATCAAGTTCACAATGGGCAATTACGTCCCCCGAGGAGCAGCCGGCGATGCTGAGGGTGGCGGCTCAGCTCTTCGCGGAGGACCGATGGGGGGTGGCGGAGGCGGAACCGGCGCGGAGTTGCTCACGGCGGGACCCACTGCCGTATTTACGAAGCGCGTTTCGAGCGAGACCGTCGATGTCGTGCGATTTCACTTGGACATGGTGGTTGACGCACGACGTCTGCTTGATGTGCTGGATGCGATTTCCAAGGCGGGTTTCTACACGCCTCTCAACGTCGATCTCCGCGAGGTGGTGCCCGCACCGGAAGAGTACTACATCTATGGAACGGCCCCCGTCCTGCAGATGACGGTTGTTTATGAGGGGAGCTTCATGCGAAGCTCGTATGACAAGTTCATGCCGACGGCGGTCAAGAATGCGATTGCCGAGGGTCGTGCCGGAGGACTCGGCAAGGCCGGAGCAGGGCTCGGCGGGACAGGAATAAGACCGCCGGCCGCTTTCCCGGGTCATCGTGGAACTCCTCGCGGAGGTCGAGGCGAATACCGCGAAGACTTTGAAAGCGAGCGTCCCCGCAGTCGGCGCAATTGATCTCGGGCGCGCGACACACCGCGCGCGTGTGACATACCGGGCCGGTTCAGGAGGTCCGACGAATGGCAAAACAGAATGTTACTTACGTCGAACGGCACGTCGAGAAGATTGCCGCGGGAGTGGCCGGGGCGGTGCTTCTGTTCGTCTCGGTAACCAGTCTGCTGATGAGCCCTCACGCCGTTCGAATCGCCGGTGATTCAGTCAAGCCGGCGGAGTTCTATGGCAAGGTGGCCGATCAGGCCGAGGCGGCCAGAAGGCAGCTTGAGGGGGCTTCCGAGGTTCCCATGGAGCTCGCCGAGAAATCCAAGCGACTCCACGAGATGTTGGATCAAACGGCCAAGGCCCCGCCCAACGAATTGCCCGTAGCCGCAGTGCCCCTCAGCCCGGCGCTGCCCGAAGTGGCCGGCGAGTTCATTTCGGCGCCGGTCGGCGCCAAAGTGCGCCTGGTGCAGATCCTTCCACCCACCCGGCCGATCCTCTCGACCGGCAAGGCGTTCGCCAGGCTCCAAACGCCCCGGACCGACCAGCCCGGCGTTTCTGTGAACACCGCTACGGATGACCTGATGGTCACGACCGACCTGCATTGGGTGGTTGGGGCGGCGGTTTTCGACCGCAAGGCCCAGCGAGACAGGTTTGCCAAGGCGAACTATCTTTCGGATCGCCAGGAGGTCATCGTTGCCGAGGTCCGTGTGGAGCGCCGCGAGCAGTTGCCTAACGGTCAAT
This window contains:
- the pilM gene encoding type IV pilus assembly protein PilM; the encoded protein is MAANRPVWGIDLGQCALKAICLRPTEDKEKVEVLDHVYVEHSRILSHPDADRPALIAEAMKKLTEQHDLSKEILVVSVPGQHTLARFTKLPPLENKRKIPELVHFEAQQQIPFDMDEVVWDYQVFEDPKSGEIEVGIFAMRRDLLREQLQYLTGINLEPAVVQSSPLALYNALRYDGICTDEPVCILDVGTQNTDLIVVVEGRSLWTRNIPIGGNAFTEVLLKTFKLSFGKAERLKREAQKHKYARQIFQAMRPVFADLVAEIQRSIGFFTSSRRGVRLSKIIAMGNAFKLPGMVKFIQQNLGMDVFRPASFNKLAVGNVSNAAVLTENLLSYGVAYGLALQGLGLSQITSNLLPTEIAKQVVWRRKTPWFYGAAAALALSAAIVWGRNLADAGAVSAGRGSEPAPSFQVQYDPNDKDRENPLPDPAAEAVLKGSFTAQSPMGRAREIAAVADHFNEVLTAIAGKNDARATQAEDMVKLEVNEAVWPNILYMIHSALPQPDPVMKQALEQGPEAVKKLVQSDPKYERSKRREIYILSLTSQYSPDVLTEFKALGEDKSGMRPPTSGYMPDPSATDAAAEPVQANLEGFLINFVIRSPNQQQFGYINDEFLVKLREGVVPEVAYVAKVRVPQRAQLKDGGILGSVGGMGSGVSRAPTAGGQPTVEALLDPVTGESMREDWEYAGTMAVVLGKKPDQPPASPVPDGTGGQPEPEAGM